DNA from Elaeis guineensis isolate ETL-2024a chromosome 2, EG11, whole genome shotgun sequence:
taTTGGCTCCTCGCTTCCTTGCCTTTAAAATGTGTGGAGCGATGATAATCGCCGAGTTGATCGCTTAATCGCAGAGCAAGTTCTGTGAAGCTGTTTTCTGGATGttttcagtcaaaaaaaaaaaaaaaggaagaagctgTTTTCTGGATGTAAATTCCGAGAAGTCATTTGAAGTTTCCACTACAAGGAAAGCCAGGCATAGGCCTTATATTTTCCTGATCTAAGCTCCGGCCCGCATAGGCCTTATATCAAACGCATTATTTAAGAAGTTTGAAAACTTTCATTAAAGTTTCAAGTCCTCCAGTGATAGGCGTCAATTCCTGCATCCTCCACTTTCCCCATTGTGGAGAGAGGGAGAAGCACCACAACTCAACGGCACCAAGTATGGATCTTGGACTGTACATGGCAGTGACACAGGGAAACGTTCGGGGTTTGAGAGAAATGGTCGAAAAGGACGAGAAGATTCTCCAGTCTTCAACTCCCCAAGGCAACACAGCACTCCATCTGGTAGCAAAATTAGGACGCAGAGATTTGGCCGCGGAGATCCTAGAGAAACGCAGTAGCCTCATCATCGTCGAAAACGCCGAGGGCGACACCCCCTTGCATATTGCAGCAAGGGCTGGGCACCTGGAAATCGTGTCGTTGCTGATCGATTATGCCTCCAAATGGCCAGCCGATATAAGGTTGGCATTGGAGCCATTAAGGTTGGCCAATGGAAGAGGTAACACCGCGTTGCATGAGGCAGTGAAGCACCGGAACATTGAGGTCGCGTTGAAGCTGTTGGGTGCTGATCCACCGGCTGGCCATATTCTCAACTCTATGAAGGAGTCGCCTCTCCACATTGCAGCGAGGGAGGGGTTGGTGAGCATTGTAAACGAGATTTTGCAGCAACCATGGGTAGAAACCATGGAGGAGATGGAGCTGGAGGCTGGGACGGGGTCACCTCTGCACCAGGCCGTGCTCGGTGGCCATGATAGTAAGTTCTTATTGCTTTGCTCcgaacacacacacatatatatatatatatccttcatTGACGCCTTCACCAACTACATAATTTTATGCATTCTGGGGTCTTTGGCCACATGTTTGATCGGTGGACTGTCCTTTTTACAACTAAACTACGTACATTAATTCCTGACAGGCATTGTGGAGACGTTGTTGAGCAAACGGAGCGACTTACTCGAAGTTACGGATAGCTACGGGGATAATGCTCTTCATTATGCTGCGCAAAAGGACAATGCCAAGATCGTAGAGATGCTGCTGAAGGAAAAACCTTCGCTCGTCTATGCCATAAACTCTATGAAGAGGTCTCCCCTGCACACAGCCGCCGACTATGGTTCTACTCACGCAATCAAAGAGCTGTTGAAATGTTGTCCGGTCACAATAGAGCAGGTTGATTCTGAGGGCATGAATGCTCTTCATGTTGCCGTCATGAGCGGAAGGTTCAACGCACTGAAGTGCCTATTGAAGACCATGGCGTTTGATGAGATAATCAACCAAGGTGACAAAGACGGGAACACTCCTCTTCATCTGGCTGCAAAGCATTCTAGGATACAGTCGTCTATCTTGCTCATGAAAGACAAAAGAGTGGATCCAAGCATCAAGAATAATGATGGACTCACTGCAAGAAATTTGGTTGAATCTCTGGAAAGGCTGGACACATATGAGGTAGGGATCCGAGGCCCAGACCCTTTTCTTttgtgtgcgtgcgtgtgtgtgtttgtgtgtgaagTTTGAAAAAAAGGGTCCATTTCCAATTTGTCAATTTCTGCAATCagattattatattaaaaatattaaatatttttttaataatcttaATTAGATATCTCTTTTGAAAGGTTGAGCAAATGTTCTAACCTACAGGGGACtccaaaaaattaatcaaaagatgAGATATTATTCATTTTAATCTATAGATCTcacgattttatcttttaaaatgtATCTTacgtggaaaaaaaaattttctccttaTAAGCATGAGTCCTCATTGACTCACAATCGATATTGGACTATTGGTGTCCTTtatattattagaaccacaacagaaTTCTCCAATCAAAGAGGACTCCGATATGTATATCTCCTCACCATTGTTATGGATAAGGACTTAGTCTGTGATGTAAAATATTATTCGCTCTGATCTATAGGCTTcacaattttatcttttaaaagatgcctcacgtggAAAAGATTTTTTCCTCCTTATAAGCGTAAGTTCTCCCTTGACTCAGAACCAATATGGAACTATTGATACCCTCCATATTATTAGAATCACAATAAATATAATGATAGAAGAAAGATAATTATAAACTAATTATTGCCAGATCTCCAGCTTTACAATTTAGATTTTagttaaattattctaaatgcaAAAACTTTAGCAACTACATTTAATACATGTGTATGCTGAATTAACCTAGCATGTTTGGCATCTGTAACGATAAGCTAACTAAAAGCAACATACCTTCACAAACTACCGTAAGTTAATTAAGATCACGTTTTGAGATGCGTTAAGATACCATATATGTTCATATCACGGGAACACAAGCATATATCCATGTCATAgctaatcaaaaatatatttttttcctttctgtGAAATGCAAACCTATGGGTCAAATTGGATTCACCACATCATAATAGTAAATCCTTGAGAGTTCTAATTATAGAACATCTTTTACAATCCGTGTACATAGCCAATACTTTTTATTGTCATGCTACTTTAATCCACACCCAATTTACCGAGGACGatgtttgaaaaaaagaaaaagggagacttTTCTAGATTCTTCCATTGCCTatcaaaatttatgattttcttcAACTTGGACTGGGAAGAGTCCATTGCATATGAAGGCATAATGATCTGTACTTCTGCGATTCAGCAGCAAAGATTGCTGCGAACGCACTCCCCATTGAACTTGCACCcactaaagttttttttttttgggctgaaGGGAGGTGCGAAGACCACCCGGAATTTATTCAAACGATGAAAAGATACAGTGAATGTCAGAGTTGCTGCTAATAAGGCGACTTAGACATTGCACCGACTAAACATTAGACTACATATATTTTCATTTCATGTTTCCATAGTACTAAATTGTTGATATCATGGTAAcctttttaaggaaaaaaaaaaaaaaaaagaactcaaAAAGATAATAGCCTAACTTTAATCAATACTGAACCGTTGCACTTCAACCAGTTGTACATTTGGAAGAAATTGAAGAAGCACGAAGCAAAAGTACACAAGAAACAATGGAATGACACCGTAAGCATGTCTCATCCCCTCAGAAAGAAGATGTCAAAGGCCGATGAGCACTACAAATTAAGTATAGAGACCTATACTTTGGTGGCCGCACTCATCGCAACTGTCACCTTCGCTGCCACCTTCACCATTCCGGGAGGTTTCCATCAAACATACGGTTTCGCCATACTTGGGAATCAGGCAGCCTTCAAGGTCTTCGTGATCTCCAACACTGTGGCCATGTGTAGCTCCATTGTGGTTGTGTTCTGCTTCATATGGGCATGGAAGGACCCAGTTCGGTTCAAACTCAATCAGCTGGCTTGGGGCCATAGGCTCACTGTGGTTGCATGCTTGGCGATGATCGTGACGTTGATGTCAGCAGTGTACCTGGTGGTCCATGAGGAGAGCCTTTGGTTGGCTATTGTGGTGATGTTCATTGGTTGCAGCGCTCCAATACTTGTTCTGGCCATACTGGGCAAAGATGTTCTCTTCATCCCACTGTGAGGAGATTTGATTGCTTTTGATGCAGGGGAGTTTGTAGAGATCATTGTATTGTAGTATTTTGATGGGAGCCTCATGAACTTGGGGTCGACGTTCCTTCCTGCCTGTTTTTGGGCTTGCTGGGCCTAGGGTTGCTCCCGTTCCTGTGATCTGTTGGACTGGTTCCGAGGCCCACTGTAGTTACAATTTTCTGTGAAAACATCGAGAGTGTCTTTTGTATGGTCATGAATCTATATATATAATTCTTTGTAACTTTATTTGTCCTTTGaaggttgtttttgaatcatacCCAGCCTACAATATGTATTTAAGCATCTAAACTGGTAGTAGTTGTTGAAAATTTGGATCATCTCTTTTATTTGATTGGGACCTTCATGATTTGGTGTCAGGTATCCACGCGTTTGTTGTAAATTCTGAATCAGAAATTTACCATTAGTGAGCATGCACGATGCATGGAAGAGTCTTTAATGTTATGATTTGTTGATTACGATTTTTTTGGGTTGTCAAATCTTTGACTCACCAAGACAATACTGCGCTCCTCGGATG
Protein-coding regions in this window:
- the LOC105052813 gene encoding uncharacterized protein, which translates into the protein MDLGLYMAVTQGNVRGLREMVEKDEKILQSSTPQGNTALHLVAKLGRRDLAAEILEKRSSLIIVENAEGDTPLHIAARAGHLEIVSLLIDYASKWPADIRLALEPLRLANGRGNTALHEAVKHRNIEVALKLLGADPPAGHILNSMKESPLHIAAREGLVSIVNEILQQPWVETMEEMELEAGTGSPLHQAVLGGHDSIVETLLSKRSDLLEVTDSYGDNALHYAAQKDNAKIVEMLLKEKPSLVYAINSMKRSPLHTAADYGSTHAIKELLKCCPVTIEQVDSEGMNALHVAVMSGRFNALKCLLKTMAFDEIINQGDKDGNTPLHLAAKHSRIQSSILLMKDKRVDPSIKNNDGLTARNLVESLERLDTYELYIWKKLKKHEAKVHKKQWNDTVSMSHPLRKKMSKADEHYKLSIETYTLVAALIATVTFAATFTIPGGFHQTYGFAILGNQAAFKVFVISNTVAMCSSIVVVFCFIWAWKDPVRFKLNQLAWGHRLTVVACLAMIVTLMSAVYLVVHEESLWLAIVVMFIGCSAPILVLAILGKDVLFIPL